The following are encoded in a window of Miltoncostaea marina genomic DNA:
- a CDS encoding N-acyl amino acid synthase FeeM domain-containing protein: MSPTSAMPLAPAAPAAAPDELLEIDVVLTDRAEDVDEALEVIHDGFVEAGYMAPRRSGRRMHASYLNPGTAFVLARMDGRAVGACALIADGPFGLPSDRAFAEENDALRARAGRLFEGGSLSVRGDARRHTRRIMMRLAAAISRLTIVTDPTAHVVIAVTPESARFYGAMLGTCEISGVRPLYEAPAVLLRTSGTEILEHTAQRATSLQRTMDALVTETQPSWLRDRRSHRPYPAPWLGELLDEGPVVDTLAAQVELLALRHPDVLARILGRAGTRAAA; this comes from the coding sequence ATGAGCCCCACGAGCGCGATGCCGCTCGCGCCCGCCGCGCCCGCCGCAGCCCCGGACGAGCTCCTCGAGATCGACGTGGTGCTCACCGACCGCGCCGAGGACGTGGACGAGGCGCTGGAGGTGATCCACGACGGCTTCGTCGAGGCCGGCTACATGGCGCCCCGCCGGTCGGGCCGCCGCATGCACGCCTCGTACCTCAACCCCGGGACGGCCTTCGTGCTGGCCCGCATGGACGGCCGCGCCGTGGGCGCCTGCGCCCTCATCGCCGACGGGCCCTTCGGCCTGCCCTCGGACCGGGCCTTCGCGGAGGAGAACGACGCGCTGCGCGCCCGGGCGGGGCGCCTCTTCGAGGGCGGCTCGCTCTCGGTGCGCGGCGACGCCCGGCGGCACACCCGCCGCATCATGATGCGGCTCGCCGCCGCGATCTCGCGGCTCACGATCGTCACCGACCCCACGGCGCACGTGGTGATCGCGGTCACGCCCGAGAGCGCCCGCTTCTACGGGGCGATGCTCGGCACCTGCGAGATCTCCGGGGTCCGCCCGCTGTACGAGGCGCCGGCGGTGCTGCTGCGCACGTCCGGGACGGAGATCCTCGAGCACACCGCGCAGCGGGCGACGTCGCTCCAGCGCACCATGGACGCGCTCGTCACGGAGACCCAGCCGTCGTGGCTGCGCGACCGCCGCTCGCACCGGCCCTACCCCGCGCCGTGGCTGGGCGAGCTGCTCGACGAGGGGCCGGTGGTCGACACCCTGGCCGCCCAGGTCGAGCTGCTCGCGCTGCGCCACCCGGACGTCCTCGCGCGCATCCTCGGTCGCGCCGGGACGCGCGCCGCGGCCTGA
- a CDS encoding EAL domain-containing protein, with product MVGTIVALAQAGAMPVRLTAAIGVMLPSLLAAIGVVAARRAAGRTAGVEAIVWRLFGHGLLAWALGCLPYVAFLATGGDIASPAAWSQIGFLAAYPFWYRALWLLRQPALAETRRERLDGWAIELSILGLMAVIVVGTLWEGSLPAAQNVALLIPVALDLLLIAALYNAMRRSSFTRRSALVWFSMSFSALALTDAAVTYLVTRGFSIAIAGSAYGGYLLAMALMALAARRPIRVTEARAVMGPTKTLLAAIGLALSGPAGVLIVPAARPVIWALAVLLLWRLRVLLREHDSSETDPLSGFLEHKAFTRHVGGVVQAADSGRRALLVAVDLDGFARWNAQHGYGAGDGLLADLAGRLEASELTGGVWGRLGADRFAWIGIGHDAESGRRLAEMVQAIAAGNSGGLTARATFVVLPDDAENAVNAMAAAEEGLGAAKAGRRRVVAFDRGHLDGVDFAAGYTASLAQRRDSIIELLAAPETITTVFQPIVALDDGRTVGFESLSRFRAEPQRPPDRWIAEAHAVGLGLEIEVECVRRAMRLRGTIPAGAYLSVNMSPDAILAPEMDAALGDGDLDGVVIEITEHEAVGDYARLSSRLADYRGRGALVAIDDAGAGHASMRHVTQLAPDYIKIDRSLIHDIHMDHAKRALVRSMVTLEKDLGAEIVAEGIESDDELATLRELGVPYGQGFLLARPAAEAVPAAGGPVAAAGEPVAPAPAVAG from the coding sequence GTGGTCGGCACGATCGTCGCGCTCGCGCAGGCCGGCGCCATGCCGGTGCGCCTCACGGCCGCCATCGGGGTGATGCTGCCGAGCCTGCTGGCCGCCATCGGGGTGGTCGCGGCGCGCCGCGCCGCGGGCCGCACGGCCGGCGTCGAGGCGATCGTCTGGCGGCTGTTCGGCCACGGGCTGCTCGCCTGGGCCCTCGGCTGCCTGCCCTACGTCGCGTTCCTCGCCACGGGCGGCGACATCGCCAGCCCGGCGGCCTGGTCGCAGATCGGCTTCCTCGCCGCCTACCCCTTCTGGTACCGGGCGCTGTGGCTCCTGCGCCAGCCGGCCCTCGCCGAGACGCGGCGCGAGCGGCTCGACGGCTGGGCGATCGAGCTCTCGATCCTCGGCCTGATGGCGGTGATCGTGGTCGGCACGCTGTGGGAGGGCTCCCTGCCCGCGGCGCAGAACGTCGCGCTGCTGATCCCGGTCGCGCTCGACCTGCTGCTGATCGCGGCGCTCTACAACGCGATGCGCCGCTCGTCCTTCACGCGCCGGTCGGCCCTCGTGTGGTTCTCCATGTCGTTCTCGGCCCTCGCCCTGACCGACGCCGCCGTCACCTACCTGGTCACCCGCGGCTTCAGCATCGCGATCGCCGGCTCCGCCTACGGCGGCTACCTGCTCGCCATGGCCCTCATGGCCCTGGCGGCCCGCCGGCCGATCCGCGTCACCGAGGCGCGGGCGGTGATGGGCCCGACCAAGACCCTGCTGGCGGCGATCGGCCTCGCCCTGTCCGGCCCGGCCGGCGTGCTGATCGTCCCCGCCGCGCGCCCGGTCATCTGGGCGCTCGCCGTCCTCCTGCTGTGGCGCCTGCGTGTGCTGCTGCGCGAGCACGACAGCAGCGAGACGGACCCGCTCTCCGGCTTCCTCGAGCACAAGGCGTTCACCCGCCACGTGGGCGGCGTGGTCCAGGCCGCCGACAGCGGCCGGCGCGCCCTGCTGGTGGCGGTCGACCTCGACGGCTTCGCCCGGTGGAACGCGCAGCACGGCTACGGCGCCGGCGACGGGCTGCTCGCGGACCTCGCGGGCCGGCTGGAGGCCTCCGAGCTGACCGGCGGCGTCTGGGGCCGCCTGGGCGCCGACCGCTTCGCCTGGATCGGCATCGGCCACGACGCCGAGAGCGGCCGCCGCCTGGCCGAGATGGTGCAGGCGATCGCGGCCGGCAACAGCGGCGGCCTGACCGCCCGGGCGACCTTCGTCGTGCTCCCCGACGACGCCGAGAACGCGGTCAACGCGATGGCCGCCGCCGAGGAGGGCCTCGGCGCCGCCAAGGCGGGCCGCCGCCGGGTCGTGGCCTTCGACCGCGGTCACCTCGACGGGGTGGACTTCGCCGCCGGCTACACGGCCTCCCTCGCCCAGCGCCGCGACTCGATCATCGAGCTGCTCGCCGCGCCCGAGACGATCACGACGGTCTTCCAGCCGATCGTGGCCCTCGACGACGGCCGCACGGTCGGCTTCGAGTCGCTCTCGCGCTTCCGCGCCGAGCCCCAGCGGCCGCCCGACCGGTGGATCGCCGAGGCCCACGCCGTCGGCCTGGGCCTGGAGATCGAGGTGGAGTGCGTCCGGCGCGCCATGCGCCTGCGCGGCACGATCCCCGCGGGGGCCTACCTGTCGGTCAACATGAGCCCGGACGCGATCCTCGCCCCCGAGATGGACGCCGCGCTGGGCGACGGCGACCTCGACGGGGTCGTGATCGAGATCACCGAGCACGAGGCGGTCGGCGACTACGCGCGGCTCTCCTCCCGGCTCGCCGACTACCGGGGCCGCGGCGCGCTGGTGGCGATCGACGACGCGGGCGCCGGGCACGCCTCCATGCGCCACGTGACCCAGCTCGCGCCGGACTACATCAAGATCGACCGCTCGCTGATCCACGACATCCACATGGACCACGCCAAGCGGGCGCTCGTGCGCTCGATGGTCACCCTCGAGAAGGACCTCGGCGCGGAGATCGTGGCCGAGGGCATCGAGAGCGACGACGAGCTCGCGACGCTCCGCGAGCTGGGCGTGCCCTACGGGCAGGGCTTCCTCCTGGCCCGGCCGGCGGCCGAGGCCGTCCCCGCGGCCGGCGGTCCGGTCGCGGCGGCCGGCGAGCCGGTGGCCCCCGCGCCGGCCGTCGCCGGCTAG
- a CDS encoding S8 family peptidase, whose translation MQRPRIRRRLPLALAAAAALALAPSASAAETVMAKLAPFSEERAQGVAERTGLELDGTIPEIGWAAYVADDDVAAAEAALRADPAVWRIDPVAPGGGGGPDLTPSDTIFTQPGTVGAGQLTASWNWHWTITNFPAAWDIARGDGGTRVLVIDSEFDTEHLELKSKLLTGRNFDSGTPAYGTTSVRANDLDLTTLHGSHVAGLVAAVSDNANGVTGACFDCVVIPYKISLRGGPVGAPQASESKFVRDFAEALSDAAVRTDVRVISMSLGTDRLHQPMQDAVALALSRGKVLVASSGNGQLTNPGVPNYPASFPGVIGVGATQPDDNIAPFSTNGDFVDVSAPGHGILSTWDIRIPPDAAPPVTAPTHGVGFTNLSGTSMATPIVAGLAALMLQLRPDLSAPEVQGLLEASATDLGAPGKDNVFGAGRIDAVRALRAAQGFTRPAPPPPPPDGRPAARFFWSCTVGARSVAAGRRGFAPARRGQRLRCTGRTQPAVRRARLEIQRFAARRGWVRIGRVTTNNRGRFGFTRRLTTLGNWRVRVAYGGDARLRPSGSLAVKVAATPRRAR comes from the coding sequence ATGCAGCGTCCACGCATCCGCCGCCGCCTCCCGCTCGCCCTCGCCGCCGCGGCGGCGCTCGCGCTCGCGCCCTCCGCGAGCGCGGCGGAGACCGTCATGGCGAAGCTGGCGCCCTTCTCCGAGGAGCGCGCGCAGGGGGTCGCGGAGCGCACCGGTCTCGAGCTGGACGGGACGATCCCCGAGATCGGCTGGGCGGCCTACGTCGCCGACGACGACGTGGCGGCCGCGGAGGCGGCGCTGCGCGCGGACCCTGCGGTGTGGCGCATCGACCCGGTGGCGCCCGGCGGCGGCGGCGGGCCCGACCTCACGCCGAGCGACACGATCTTCACCCAGCCGGGCACGGTCGGCGCCGGCCAGCTCACCGCCTCGTGGAACTGGCACTGGACGATCACCAACTTCCCGGCCGCCTGGGACATCGCCCGGGGCGACGGGGGCACGCGGGTGCTCGTGATCGACAGCGAGTTCGACACGGAGCACCTGGAGCTGAAGTCGAAGCTCCTGACGGGCCGCAACTTCGACTCGGGGACGCCGGCCTACGGCACGACCTCGGTCCGCGCCAACGACCTCGACCTGACGACCCTGCACGGCTCCCACGTGGCGGGCCTGGTGGCGGCGGTCAGCGACAACGCCAACGGGGTGACCGGCGCCTGCTTCGACTGCGTGGTGATCCCGTACAAGATCAGCCTCCGCGGCGGGCCGGTGGGGGCGCCCCAGGCGAGCGAGTCGAAGTTCGTCCGCGACTTCGCCGAGGCGCTGAGCGACGCCGCGGTGCGCACCGACGTGCGCGTCATCAGCATGTCGCTCGGCACCGACCGCCTGCACCAGCCGATGCAGGACGCCGTCGCCCTGGCGTTGAGCCGCGGCAAGGTGCTGGTGGCCTCGTCGGGCAACGGCCAGCTGACCAACCCCGGCGTGCCGAACTACCCGGCGTCGTTCCCCGGCGTGATCGGCGTGGGCGCCACCCAGCCGGACGACAACATCGCCCCCTTCAGCACCAACGGCGACTTCGTCGACGTCTCCGCGCCGGGCCACGGCATCCTCTCCACCTGGGACATCCGGATCCCGCCGGACGCCGCGCCGCCGGTCACGGCGCCGACCCACGGGGTGGGGTTCACGAACCTCTCGGGGACGTCGATGGCCACGCCGATCGTCGCCGGCCTGGCGGCGCTGATGCTGCAGCTGCGGCCGGACCTCTCCGCGCCGGAGGTGCAGGGCCTGCTCGAGGCGAGCGCCACCGACCTGGGCGCCCCGGGCAAGGACAACGTGTTCGGCGCCGGCCGCATCGACGCCGTCCGCGCGCTGCGCGCCGCCCAGGGCTTCACGCGGCCGGCGCCGCCGCCCCCGCCGCCGGACGGCCGGCCCGCGGCGCGCTTCTTCTGGTCCTGCACGGTGGGCGCCAGGAGCGTCGCCGCGGGCCGGCGGGGCTTCGCGCCCGCCAGGCGCGGGCAGCGGCTGCGCTGCACGGGGCGCACGCAGCCGGCGGTGCGCAGGGCGCGCCTGGAGATCCAGCGCTTCGCGGCCCGCCGCGGCTGGGTGCGCATCGGCCGGGTGACGACCAACAACCGGGGCCGCTTCGGCTTCACCCGCCGGCTGACGACCCTCGGCAACTGGCGGGTGCGGGTCGCCTACGGCGGCGACGCGCGGCTGCGCCCGTCCGGCTCGCTCGCGGTGAAGGTCGCCGCGACGCCGCGGCGCGCGCGCTAG
- a CDS encoding helix-turn-helix transcriptional regulator has protein sequence MHAALRRSDIAAALAFVGEAAGAADSAQFRRHVLEGLPRLVPASMVSYNDISPGGEPVLLLDPPDAMTPERVRDFLRLAGENPLIRHYARTGDPRPMKISDLMDRRTFRRTELYATVYRPMGVEYQMAVSLPAAPGAVVGIALNRDRPDFGERDRAMLELLRPHLDRLRRDAATREAERLVTAVVERVLGDGGRAALAVGRDGVIDFASGRALALLAEYLPPGAGPGSRAGRGAGGLPAPLAAWLRRERARGGLDPARGLAVAGPGGTLAARLLAAAEPGGHDVVLLEERRAGDAVAGLVALGLSPRQAQVLALVADGRTNAAVAAALHLSPRTVQKHLEHVYERLGVRSRAAATAVAVPTLAGARPS, from the coding sequence ATGCACGCCGCACTCCGCCGCTCGGACATCGCCGCCGCGCTCGCGTTCGTGGGGGAGGCGGCGGGCGCGGCCGACTCGGCGCAGTTCCGGCGCCACGTGCTGGAGGGGCTGCCCCGGCTCGTCCCGGCGTCGATGGTCTCCTACAACGACATCTCGCCCGGCGGCGAGCCGGTCCTGCTGCTCGACCCGCCGGACGCGATGACCCCCGAGCGGGTGCGCGACTTCCTGCGCCTCGCCGGCGAGAACCCGCTCATCCGCCACTACGCCCGCACCGGCGATCCGCGGCCCATGAAGATCTCCGACCTGATGGACCGGCGCACCTTCCGGCGCACTGAGCTCTACGCGACCGTCTACCGGCCGATGGGCGTCGAGTACCAGATGGCCGTCTCCCTGCCCGCCGCCCCGGGGGCGGTGGTGGGCATCGCCCTCAACCGGGACCGCCCGGACTTCGGGGAGCGCGACCGGGCGATGCTCGAGCTGCTGCGGCCCCACCTCGACCGCCTCCGCCGCGACGCGGCCACCCGCGAGGCCGAGCGGCTCGTCACCGCCGTGGTCGAGCGGGTGCTCGGCGACGGCGGCCGCGCGGCGCTGGCCGTGGGCCGCGACGGCGTCATCGACTTCGCGAGCGGCCGCGCGCTCGCGCTGCTGGCGGAGTACCTGCCGCCCGGGGCCGGCCCCGGGTCGCGCGCCGGACGGGGCGCCGGCGGCCTGCCGGCGCCGCTCGCCGCCTGGCTGCGCCGCGAGCGCGCGCGCGGCGGCCTCGACCCGGCCCGCGGCCTGGCGGTCGCCGGCCCCGGGGGGACCCTCGCCGCCCGGCTGCTGGCCGCAGCCGAGCCCGGCGGCCACGACGTCGTGCTGCTGGAGGAGCGCCGCGCCGGCGACGCCGTCGCCGGCCTCGTCGCCCTCGGCCTGAGCCCTCGGCAGGCGCAGGTGCTCGCCCTCGTCGCCGACGGGCGGACCAACGCCGCCGTCGCGGCCGCCCTCCACCTGAGCCCCCGCACGGTCCAGAAGCACCTCGAGCACGTCTACGAGCGGCTCGGCGTCCGGTCCCGCGCCGCCGCCACCGCCGTCGCCGTCCCCACCCTGGCGGGCGCCCGGCCGTCCTGA
- the gcvPB gene encoding aminomethyl-transferring glycine dehydrogenase subunit GcvPB, which produces MSVAVQTPQQREHATTIYERSRPGRRAFTPPALDVPERPLDELLPARLRRAAPPELPEVAEPEIVRHYNGLSKRNFDLDSGFYPLGSCTMKHNPKLHERVAALPGHARLHPLQAPARAQGALELMWNLERALSEIAGLPHVSLQPSAGSHGELAGVLLTRAYHADRGDERTLVLTPDTAHGTNPATVTMAGYEVVKVATAPDGGVDVEDLRRKADGRVACLMLTNPNTLGLFDPNIEEIARIVHDAGATLYYDGANLNAVMGISRPGDMGFDIVHFNLHKSFTQPHGGGGPGAGPIAVSDRIEPYLMRPRVVRREDGDGVRFDLDHEGERSIGRLRGFQGNFGVFVRSYAYIRSLGAAGLREASEIAVLNANYLMALMRRPEIAPHLPAAFGERCMHEFVLSGAPMKRELGIRTTDLAKRLLDFGYHPPTVYFPLLVEEALLVEPTETETRETLEAFADAVAEILREAAEDPEIARNAPYGTPVRRLDEAGAARSPVVRQPPPA; this is translated from the coding sequence GTGAGCGTCGCCGTCCAGACCCCCCAGCAGCGCGAGCACGCCACCACGATCTACGAGCGCTCGCGGCCGGGCCGCCGGGCCTTCACGCCGCCCGCCCTCGACGTGCCCGAGCGGCCGCTCGACGAGCTGCTGCCCGCGCGCCTGCGGCGCGCGGCGCCGCCCGAGCTGCCCGAGGTGGCCGAGCCCGAGATCGTGCGCCACTACAACGGCCTGTCGAAGCGCAACTTCGACCTCGACAGCGGCTTCTACCCGCTGGGCTCGTGCACGATGAAGCACAACCCGAAGCTGCACGAGCGGGTCGCCGCCCTGCCGGGCCACGCCCGCCTGCACCCGCTGCAGGCGCCCGCCCGCGCCCAGGGGGCGCTCGAGCTGATGTGGAACCTCGAGCGCGCCCTGTCGGAGATCGCCGGGCTGCCGCACGTCTCGCTGCAGCCGAGCGCCGGCTCGCACGGCGAGCTGGCCGGCGTGCTGCTCACGCGGGCGTACCACGCCGACCGCGGCGACGAGCGCACGCTGGTGCTGACCCCCGACACGGCGCACGGCACCAACCCGGCCACCGTGACCATGGCCGGCTACGAGGTCGTGAAGGTCGCCACCGCGCCCGACGGCGGCGTGGACGTGGAGGACCTGCGCCGCAAGGCCGACGGGCGCGTCGCCTGCCTCATGCTCACCAACCCCAACACGCTCGGCCTCTTCGACCCCAACATCGAGGAGATCGCGCGCATCGTCCACGACGCGGGGGCGACGCTCTACTACGACGGCGCGAACCTCAACGCGGTCATGGGCATCAGCCGGCCCGGCGACATGGGCTTCGACATCGTGCACTTCAACCTGCACAAGTCGTTCACCCAGCCGCACGGCGGCGGCGGGCCGGGGGCCGGCCCGATCGCGGTGTCCGACCGCATCGAGCCGTACCTCATGCGCCCGCGCGTCGTGCGCCGCGAGGACGGCGACGGCGTCCGCTTCGACCTCGACCACGAGGGTGAGCGCTCGATCGGCCGGCTGCGGGGCTTCCAGGGCAACTTCGGCGTGTTCGTGCGCTCCTACGCGTACATCCGCTCGCTCGGCGCCGCCGGGTTGCGCGAGGCGTCGGAGATCGCCGTGCTGAACGCCAACTACCTCATGGCGCTCATGCGCCGGCCGGAGATCGCGCCGCACCTGCCCGCCGCGTTCGGCGAGCGCTGCATGCACGAGTTCGTGCTCTCGGGCGCGCCGATGAAGCGGGAGCTCGGCATCCGCACCACCGACCTCGCCAAGCGGCTGCTCGACTTCGGCTACCACCCGCCGACCGTCTACTTCCCGCTCCTGGTCGAGGAGGCGCTGCTCGTGGAGCCCACGGAGACGGAGACCCGCGAGACGCTCGAGGCCTTCGCCGACGCGGTCGCCGAGATCCTGCGCGAGGCCGCCGAGGACCCGGAGATCGCGCGCAACGCGCCGTACGGCACGCCCGTGCGGCGGCTCGACGAGGCGGGCGCCGCGCGCTCGCCCGTCGTGCGCCAGCCGCCGCCGGCCTGA
- the gcvPA gene encoding aminomethyl-transferring glycine dehydrogenase subunit GcvPA: protein MSRYTSLTEEDLREMLALIGVDSVDDLFAVIPEGVRLRRPLDLPEGMPEQDVYAHLAGLAARNVSAEDEITFLGAGMYDHYVPALIDSIISRSEFLTPYTPYQPEISQGGLQVMFEYQTAISELTGLPVSNASLYDGPSSVGAAAYLAKLANGRRDVVVSRGVHPHSRETLGTLAPGYGQRVVEAPLRDGVTDAAALAGLVGPDTAAVVLQQPNFLGAVEDLEPLVEVATAAGALVVCACDPLPLAILRPPGELGVDVAVGEGQSLGNRLDYGGPSFGFFAATEEHIRRMPGRIAGETRDVDGRRGFVLTLQTREQHIRRERATSNICTAQVLNALAGVIHLSWLGKRGVVELAELMLRRADYARRTLAALPGVRALHEQPVVREFALALEAPVEAVVERCAAEGVNPGLPLGRVMPEHPDGLLVAITEQRSRADIDRLADVLGRAVAAERSGSLAGARA from the coding sequence GTGAGCCGGTACACCTCGCTCACCGAGGAGGACCTGCGCGAGATGCTCGCGCTGATCGGCGTCGACTCGGTCGACGACCTGTTCGCGGTCATCCCGGAGGGCGTGCGCCTGCGACGCCCGCTCGACCTGCCCGAGGGCATGCCCGAGCAGGACGTGTACGCCCACCTGGCCGGGCTCGCGGCGCGCAACGTCAGCGCCGAGGACGAGATCACCTTCCTCGGCGCCGGCATGTACGACCACTACGTGCCCGCGCTGATCGACTCGATCATCTCGCGCTCGGAGTTCCTCACCCCGTACACGCCCTACCAGCCCGAGATCTCGCAGGGCGGGCTGCAGGTGATGTTCGAGTACCAGACGGCCATCAGCGAGCTGACCGGGCTGCCGGTGTCGAACGCCTCGCTCTACGACGGCCCCTCGTCGGTCGGCGCGGCGGCCTACCTGGCCAAGCTGGCCAACGGGCGCCGCGACGTGGTCGTCTCCCGGGGCGTCCACCCGCACAGCCGCGAGACGCTCGGAACGCTCGCGCCCGGCTACGGCCAGCGGGTGGTCGAGGCGCCGCTGCGCGACGGGGTCACCGACGCCGCCGCGCTCGCCGGCCTCGTGGGCCCCGACACGGCGGCGGTGGTGCTGCAGCAGCCGAACTTCCTCGGCGCGGTCGAGGACCTGGAGCCGCTCGTGGAGGTCGCGACGGCGGCCGGCGCGCTCGTGGTCTGCGCCTGCGACCCGCTGCCGCTGGCGATCCTGCGCCCGCCGGGCGAGCTCGGCGTGGACGTGGCGGTGGGCGAGGGGCAGTCGCTCGGCAACCGGCTGGACTACGGCGGGCCCTCGTTCGGCTTCTTCGCCGCCACGGAGGAGCACATCCGCCGCATGCCCGGGCGCATCGCCGGCGAGACCCGCGACGTCGACGGCCGGCGCGGGTTCGTGCTGACCCTGCAGACGCGCGAGCAGCACATCCGCCGCGAGCGCGCGACGAGCAACATCTGCACCGCCCAGGTGCTCAACGCCCTGGCCGGCGTCATCCACCTGTCGTGGCTCGGCAAGCGCGGGGTCGTGGAGCTCGCCGAGCTGATGCTGCGGCGCGCCGACTACGCGCGCCGCACCCTCGCGGCGCTGCCGGGCGTGCGCGCCCTGCACGAGCAGCCGGTGGTGCGCGAGTTCGCCCTGGCGCTGGAGGCGCCGGTCGAGGCCGTGGTCGAGCGCTGCGCCGCCGAGGGCGTCAACCCGGGCCTGCCGCTCGGCCGCGTCATGCCGGAGCACCCCGACGGGCTGCTCGTGGCGATCACGGAGCAGCGCTCGCGCGCGGACATCGACCGCCTGGCCGACGTGCTCGGGCGCGCGGTCGCCGCCGAGCGCTCCGGCTCGCTGGCGGGGGCGCGGGCGTGA
- the gcvH gene encoding glycine cleavage system protein GcvH translates to MAAEESYPPDLRYHREHDWVRLDGDEAVFGITWFAQDALGEVVFYDPPAVGATVEKDKPYGELESVKAVSDIFTPASGEVVAVNEAVQERPEIVNEDPYGEGWLIRVRLTEPAQLDELMDEAAYRQYLAGL, encoded by the coding sequence GTGGCCGCCGAGGAGAGCTACCCGCCGGACCTGCGCTACCACCGCGAGCACGACTGGGTGCGCCTCGACGGCGACGAGGCCGTCTTCGGCATCACCTGGTTCGCCCAGGATGCGCTGGGCGAGGTCGTCTTCTACGACCCGCCGGCCGTGGGCGCCACCGTCGAGAAGGACAAGCCCTACGGCGAGCTGGAGTCGGTGAAGGCCGTCTCCGACATCTTCACGCCGGCCAGCGGCGAGGTCGTGGCGGTCAACGAGGCGGTGCAGGAGCGCCCCGAGATCGTGAACGAGGACCCCTACGGCGAGGGCTGGCTCATCCGGGTGCGGCTGACCGAGCCCGCCCAGCTCGACGAGCTGATGGACGAGGCGGCCTACCGCCAGTACCTGGCCGGCCTGTGA
- the gcvT gene encoding glycine cleavage system aminomethyltransferase GcvT — MAAATQTTSLHDRHVALGARMGAFAGWDMPLYYAGARPEHLAVRGRAGLFDVSHMGQLEVSGPGAREALAAALTNDISRVGPGQGQYTLLCDDDGGVIDDLIAYALPDRHLLVVNAANTAACHDRLAALLPDAVELADRSHEIAMLALQGPRWADALRPLAGTPAAFGLGYFEIAEDVVAGVPCLISRTGYTGEPGVELMCPWDGAPELWDALLAADAAPEPAGLVSRDTLRLEMGYPLYGQELSRDRTPIEAGLRWACDLEGGRFPGAARMRQQAERGTPERLVAFRLTEPGIPRAGQDVLHDGAPAGRVTSGTLSPTLGAGIGMAYVAAELAAPGTEIAVDVRGKPKAAVVARRPLVATSPKE; from the coding sequence ATGGCGGCCGCGACGCAGACCACCTCCCTCCACGACCGCCACGTCGCCCTCGGCGCGCGCATGGGCGCGTTCGCGGGGTGGGACATGCCGCTGTACTACGCGGGCGCGCGGCCCGAGCACCTGGCCGTGCGCGGGCGGGCCGGCCTGTTCGACGTCTCCCACATGGGCCAGCTCGAGGTGTCCGGGCCCGGCGCGCGCGAGGCGCTCGCCGCGGCGCTCACCAACGACATCAGCCGGGTGGGGCCGGGCCAGGGGCAGTACACGCTGCTCTGCGACGACGACGGCGGGGTCATCGACGACCTCATCGCCTACGCGCTGCCGGACCGCCACCTGCTGGTCGTGAACGCGGCGAACACGGCGGCCTGCCACGACCGCCTCGCCGCCCTGCTGCCCGACGCCGTCGAGCTCGCCGACCGCTCGCACGAGATCGCGATGCTGGCCCTGCAGGGCCCGCGCTGGGCGGACGCGCTGCGGCCCCTCGCCGGCACGCCGGCCGCGTTCGGGCTCGGCTACTTCGAGATCGCCGAGGACGTCGTCGCCGGCGTGCCGTGCCTGATCTCGCGCACGGGCTACACCGGCGAGCCGGGCGTGGAGCTGATGTGCCCGTGGGACGGCGCGCCCGAGCTGTGGGACGCGCTGCTCGCCGCCGACGCCGCGCCCGAGCCCGCCGGCCTGGTGAGCCGGGACACCCTGCGGCTCGAGATGGGCTACCCGCTGTACGGCCAGGAGCTGTCGCGGGACCGCACGCCGATCGAGGCGGGCCTGCGTTGGGCGTGCGACCTGGAGGGCGGGCGGTTCCCCGGCGCGGCGCGCATGCGCCAGCAGGCCGAGCGCGGCACGCCCGAGCGCCTCGTCGCCTTCCGGCTCACCGAGCCGGGCATCCCGCGGGCCGGCCAGGACGTGCTCCACGACGGCGCGCCCGCCGGCCGGGTGACCAGCGGTACGCTCTCGCCGACGCTCGGCGCCGGGATCGGCATGGCGTACGTCGCGGCGGAGCTCGCCGCGCCCGGCACCGAGATCGCGGTCGACGTGCGCGGCAAGCCCAAGGCCGCCGTCGTCGCGCGCCGCCCGCTCGTCGCGACATCCCCCAAGGAGTAG